In the genome of Caldisphaera lagunensis DSM 15908, the window TATTAGATTCAATTATCTCGTCTATAATTTTTATAGCCTCCTCAACACTAATCTTTTTAATTCCCATTTCATTAACGATATCTTCAATAGTTTTATCTTGTTGCTTAACCGCTCTGTCAATTATATCTTCAATTCCCTCTTTTGCAATTTTTCCTTCAGCCAATAACCTTATAATACTTTCTATTTTATTTTCATCTAATAAATCAACATCGATACCTTTTGACTTAAGACCTTTAAGTATACTTACAAACAAAGAAGCTATAAATGTTGGCTGCACTTTATTCCCATATTTATTTATTAATTCTTCTATAAAACCTAAATTTATATCATTAATAACCTTTTCTGCTAATTCATTGCTAAAATTATATTTCTCCATAAACGTCTTTAATTTCTTTTCAACAGGTTCTGGCTTTAATTTTTCAGCTTCATTTATTATATAAGAATTTATATACAATGGTTTTATATCAGTTTCAGGATACATTCTTTCTTTTCCAGGTCTAGGTCTTAAGTATTTAGTTGTACCATCTTCATTAGCTCCCCTTGTTTCTTCAGGTACTCCATCAAATGCCTGCTTAATTCTTTCTAATATGACACTTATTGCCTTCTTGCTTTTTTCTTCTTCATCAGCAATTATTATAAACGCATCATCTTTGTTTGCATTGAGTATTTCATATATCTTTTCAACTTCCTCATTAGTTATTCCATAATTTGGTAATTCATCGCTATGGAAAAGACCCTCTATCCCTGCATAAAACCTTGCATAATCTGCTAATTCTGTCCCAAACCTTCTATTGGGAGTCAATTGAAATCCTATCAAACCTTTCATGTTTTTCAGCTTAATTCCAAATACTTTACCTCCTGCATTTAATTTATTCTTTATTATTTTACTTTTTGTATTAGAAAATATTTCTGTTAAGTCCACAATGTTTACATTATTAAAATCTTCTTTATTTAAGTTCCTTTTAATTAATTCATCCTTCAAATTTAGTAGATTTAGTTGGCGTAAGGCCTCATACTTAATAATTTTTTCTATTAAATCTAATTTTTGAACTCCCTTTATCTCTGTTTTTGCTCCACCTTTAATACTTACATTTAAGTCTTGTCTAATAGTTCCTAGACCCCTTTTCACCTTACCAGTTAATCTTAAAAGCCTTCCGATAGCCAATGCAACCTCTCTAGCCTCTTGAGGATCATGTATATCAGGAGAAGTTGATATTTCTATTAATGGTATACCTAACCTATCTAATCTATACGTTATTTCCTTACCTGATTCAGATATTTTTCTTGCCGCATCCTCTTCAACAGCTATAGTTTCAATCCCATATTCTTTGCCATGAATCCCAATAGATCCATTCATTGCAACAATTGCAGTTCTTTGAAATCCTGATGTATTACTCCCATCAATAACAATTTTTCTCATAGTATGTACTTCTCCAACTATATCAGAGTTTAATGCCAAAGCTAAAGAAGTAGCAATTATTACTGCTTCTGTATTAATTTCATGTGGTGGTTCTTCATCTGTCTCAACTAAACAATAATGATTATGAGGTGCCTCATATTTATAAATTCTTCCCTTTCTCCATTCAAATAAAGCAGCTATATCAACTTCTCCTGTTTCACTTCTTGTGGGCCTCAATTTTCTTTTAAATTCATCTCC includes:
- the gatE gene encoding Glu-tRNA(Gln) amidotransferase subunit GatE; the protein is MDELDIDYEKIGLKVGLEIHQQLNTEKKLFCNCPTNLIDETGDEFKRKLRPTRSETGEVDIAALFEWRKGRIYKYEAPHNHYCLVETDEEPPHEINTEAVIIATSLALALNSDIVGEVHTMRKIVIDGSNTSGFQRTAIVAMNGSIGIHGKEYGIETIAVEEDAARKISESGKEITYRLDRLGIPLIEISTSPDIHDPQEAREVALAIGRLLRLTGKVKRGLGTIRQDLNVSIKGGAKTEIKGVQKLDLIEKIIKYEALRQLNLLNLKDELIKRNLNKEDFNNVNIVDLTEIFSNTKSKIIKNKLNAGGKVFGIKLKNMKGLIGFQLTPNRRFGTELADYARFYAGIEGLFHSDELPNYGITNEEVEKIYEILNANKDDAFIIIADEEEKSKKAISVILERIKQAFDGVPEETRGANEDGTTKYLRPRPGKERMYPETDIKPLYINSYIINEAEKLKPEPVEKKLKTFMEKYNFSNELAEKVINDINLGFIEELINKYGNKVQPTFIASLFVSILKGLKSKGIDVDLLDENKIESIIRLLAEGKIAKEGIEDIIDRAVKQQDKTIEDIVNEMGIKKISVEEAIKIIDEIIESNKDIIVSKKEKAMSILMGRAMDKLRGKIDGKIVSEIIKEKLESILKNI